A region from the Pseudomonas promysalinigenes genome encodes:
- the rnhB gene encoding ribonuclease HII: protein MQIGLDFNLVEDLVAGVDEVGRGPLCGAVVTAAVILDPARPILGLNDSKKLTEARREALFDEICEKALSFCIARAEVDEIDRLNILHATMLAMQRAVEGLHITPKLALIDGNRCPQLAVPAAPVVKGDSQVPAIAAASILAKVTRDREMSAFELIYPGYGIGGHKGYPTAVHLEALARLGPTPIHRRSFGPVRAAWEARESFTHALI from the coding sequence ATGCAGATTGGATTGGACTTCAACCTGGTCGAAGACCTGGTGGCCGGCGTTGACGAGGTCGGGCGCGGCCCGCTGTGTGGTGCAGTGGTCACGGCGGCGGTCATTCTCGATCCGGCTCGGCCGATCCTGGGCTTGAACGATTCGAAGAAACTCACCGAAGCCAGGCGTGAGGCATTGTTCGACGAAATCTGTGAAAAAGCGTTGAGCTTTTGCATCGCCCGCGCTGAAGTCGATGAAATCGACCGGCTCAACATCTTGCATGCCACCATGCTGGCCATGCAGCGTGCGGTTGAAGGGCTGCACATCACACCGAAACTGGCCTTGATCGACGGCAATCGTTGCCCGCAACTGGCCGTTCCGGCTGCACCGGTGGTCAAGGGCGACAGCCAGGTGCCGGCCATCGCCGCCGCATCGATTCTGGCCAAGGTGACCCGTGATCGGGAGATGAGCGCATTCGAGCTGATCTACCCTGGCTACGGCATCGGCGGGCACAAAGGCTACCCTACTGCAGTGCACCTGGAGGCCTTGGCGCGGCTGGGCCCCACTCCCATCCATCGGCGCTCATTCGGCCCGGTGCGCGCCGCGTGGGAAGCCCGAGAAAGCTTCACTCACGCACTGATCTGA
- the accA gene encoding acetyl-CoA carboxylase carboxyl transferase subunit alpha: MNPNFLDFEQPIADLQAKIEGLRLVGNDNSLNISDEIARLQDKSNTLTESIFGNLTSWQIARLARHPRRPYTLDYLEHIFTEFEELHGDRHFSDDAAIVGGTARLDGKPVMVIGHQKGREVREKVRRNFGMPRPEGYRKACRLMEMAERFKMPILTFIDTPGAYPGIDAEERNQSEAIAWNLRVMARLKTPIIATVIGEGGSGGALAIGVCDQLNMLQYSTYSVISPEGCASILWKTADKAADAAEAMGITADRLKSLNIVDKVIEEPLGGAHRDPAKMSESIRADLVQQLDMLGKLDHDTLLARRYDRLMSYGL, from the coding sequence ATGAACCCGAATTTTCTCGATTTCGAACAGCCGATTGCCGACCTGCAAGCCAAGATCGAAGGCCTGCGCCTGGTAGGCAACGACAACTCGCTGAACATCAGCGATGAAATTGCCCGTCTGCAAGACAAGAGCAACACCCTGACCGAAAGCATCTTCGGCAACCTGACCAGCTGGCAGATCGCCCGCCTGGCGCGCCACCCACGTCGTCCTTACACCCTGGACTACCTGGAGCACATCTTCACCGAGTTCGAAGAGCTGCACGGCGACCGCCACTTCTCCGATGACGCTGCCATCGTTGGTGGTACCGCGCGTCTGGATGGCAAGCCGGTGATGGTCATCGGGCACCAGAAGGGCCGTGAAGTGCGTGAAAAGGTACGTCGCAACTTCGGCATGCCGCGCCCTGAGGGCTATCGCAAGGCTTGCCGCCTGATGGAAATGGCCGAGCGCTTCAAGATGCCGATCCTGACCTTCATCGACACCCCGGGCGCCTACCCTGGCATCGACGCCGAAGAGCGTAACCAGAGCGAGGCCATCGCCTGGAACCTGCGGGTCATGGCTCGTCTGAAAACCCCAATCATCGCTACCGTGATCGGTGAGGGTGGTTCTGGCGGTGCACTGGCCATTGGCGTGTGCGATCAGCTGAACATGCTGCAGTACTCCACCTACTCGGTCATCTCGCCCGAAGGCTGCGCGTCGATCCTGTGGAAGACCGCCGACAAGGCTGCCGACGCCGCCGAAGCCATGGGCATCACTGCCGATCGCCTGAAAAGCCTGAACATCGTCGACAAGGTCATCGAGGAGCCGCTGGGCGGCGCCCACCGTGATCCGGCCAAGATGTCCGAGAGCATTCGTGCCGACTTGGTACAGCAGCTGGACATGCTCGGCAAGCTCGACCACGACACCCTGCTGGCCCGTCGTTACGACCGCTTGATGAGCTACGGTCTCTGA
- the tilS gene encoding tRNA lysidine(34) synthetase TilS, protein MINLTPWRNAPTWYIAFSGGLDSTVLLHLLAEHARQPSAPALRALHIHHGLQSAADAWPAHCQAICDKLGIELQVIYVQVSSSASLEQAARDARYAAFEQILAPGEILFTAHHRDDQAETLLLRLLRGAGLRGLAAMPAQRRLGQGSLVRPLLGTSRQQLHDYAHANELVWIEDPTNVDTTFDRNYLRAEMFAPLQQRWPQARQNIARCAEHLGEALGLLDELAAGDLAQAVQGAAPAWATLPSLDLATLVRLSPARQRNALQYWLSKRTRLPDTRHWAGWANLRDAAADAQPVWRLADGCLLRSQGRIWWLSGDWLQTPKGEYPWADPGASLALPGNGYVRLDVAGPQSDLHIAYRQGGEMLDVAGRGRRDLKRLLNELQVPHFVRPRLPLLFCGERLLAVANLPSLAQADCQLHWALPTNAQGLS, encoded by the coding sequence ATGATCAACCTCACCCCTTGGCGCAACGCCCCCACCTGGTACATCGCTTTCTCTGGCGGCCTGGACTCAACCGTGCTTCTGCATCTGTTGGCCGAACACGCCCGCCAACCTTCAGCTCCTGCGCTGCGTGCCTTGCACATCCATCACGGCCTGCAATCGGCCGCCGACGCCTGGCCGGCCCACTGCCAAGCCATCTGCGACAAGCTCGGCATCGAGCTCCAGGTCATCTACGTCCAGGTTTCCTCCAGCGCCAGCCTCGAACAGGCCGCCCGCGACGCGCGATATGCAGCCTTCGAGCAGATCCTCGCGCCCGGTGAAATCCTGTTCACCGCTCATCACCGCGACGACCAGGCCGAAACCTTGCTCCTGCGCTTGCTGCGCGGCGCCGGGTTGCGTGGCCTGGCGGCAATGCCTGCGCAGCGACGATTAGGGCAGGGCAGCCTGGTTCGGCCATTGCTGGGAACCTCGCGTCAGCAGTTGCATGACTACGCCCACGCCAATGAGTTGGTGTGGATCGAAGACCCGACGAACGTGGATACCACCTTCGACCGCAACTACCTGCGCGCAGAGATGTTTGCGCCATTGCAGCAGCGTTGGCCCCAAGCCCGCCAGAACATCGCCCGCTGTGCAGAACACCTGGGGGAGGCTCTGGGCTTGCTCGATGAATTGGCTGCAGGCGACCTGGCGCAAGCCGTGCAGGGCGCAGCACCTGCCTGGGCAACGTTGCCCTCGCTCGACTTGGCGACGCTTGTCCGATTGTCGCCTGCGCGCCAGCGCAATGCCTTGCAATACTGGCTCAGCAAGCGAACCCGGTTACCCGACACGCGGCATTGGGCGGGCTGGGCAAATCTGCGGGACGCGGCGGCGGATGCGCAGCCGGTCTGGCGGCTCGCTGACGGGTGCCTGCTGCGTAGCCAGGGGCGCATCTGGTGGTTGAGCGGGGACTGGCTGCAAACACCCAAAGGTGAGTACCCATGGGCAGACCCCGGCGCCAGCCTGGCGCTGCCTGGCAACGGCTACGTGCGTCTTGATGTCGCTGGGCCGCAGAGCGATCTGCACATCGCCTACCGCCAGGGCGGTGAGATGCTGGATGTCGCCGGGCGCGGGCGACGCGACCTCAAGCGCCTGCTCAACGAGTTGCAGGTCCCGCACTTTGTGCGCCCGCGCCTGCCGTTGCTGTTTTGCGGCGAACGCTTGCTGGCGGTGGCCAATCTGCCATCCTTGGCCCAAGCCGATTGCCAGCTTCATTGGGCGCTGCCGACGAACGCGCAAGGTTTGAGCTGA
- the lpxA gene encoding acyl-ACP--UDP-N-acetylglucosamine O-acyltransferase: MTSIDPRAIIDPSARLADGVEVGPWSIVGPDVEIGEGTVIGPHVVLKGPTRIGKHNRIYQFSSIGEDTPDLKYKGEPTRLVIGDHNVIREGVTIHRGTVQDRSETTLGDHNLIMAYAHIGHDSVIGNHCILVNNTALAGHVHVGDWAILSGFTLVHQYCHIGAHAFSGMGTAIGKDVPAFVTVFGSPAEARSMNFEGMRRRGFSDEVIHALRRSYKIVYRQGLTVEEAVKELEELAAKHDQVELFRQSIVNSARGITR; this comes from the coding sequence ATGACTTCGATTGATCCACGGGCGATCATCGACCCGTCGGCCAGGCTGGCCGACGGCGTCGAGGTTGGCCCGTGGTCTATCGTTGGCCCCGATGTCGAAATCGGTGAAGGCACGGTCATCGGCCCGCACGTGGTGCTCAAAGGCCCGACCCGGATTGGCAAGCACAACCGCATCTACCAGTTTTCCTCGATTGGCGAAGACACCCCTGACCTCAAGTACAAGGGTGAGCCGACGCGGCTGGTCATCGGCGACCACAACGTGATCCGCGAAGGTGTGACCATTCACCGTGGTACGGTCCAGGACCGTTCGGAAACCACCCTGGGTGATCACAACCTGATCATGGCCTATGCCCACATAGGCCATGACAGTGTCATTGGCAACCACTGCATCCTGGTCAACAACACCGCGTTGGCCGGGCATGTGCATGTTGGTGACTGGGCGATCCTCTCCGGCTTCACCCTGGTGCATCAGTACTGCCACATCGGCGCCCATGCGTTCTCTGGCATGGGCACGGCGATCGGCAAGGATGTGCCGGCTTTCGTCACAGTGTTCGGCAGCCCTGCCGAAGCCCGCAGCATGAACTTCGAAGGCATGCGCCGGCGTGGCTTCAGCGATGAGGTCATCCACGCCTTGCGCCGCTCCTATAAGATCGTCTACCGCCAAGGCCTGACTGTCGAAGAGGCGGTCAAGGAGCTGGAAGAGCTCGCGGCCAAGCACGATCAGGTCGAACTGTTCCGCCAGTCGATCGTGAACTCTGCCCGCGGCATCACCCGCTGA
- the lpxB gene encoding lipid-A-disaccharide synthase → MGQLCVALVAGEASGDILGSGLMRALKARHPDIRFIGVGGPLMEAEGLQSYFPMERLAVMGLVEVLGRLRELLKRRKALIQTLIGERPDVFIGIDAPDFTLNIELKLRQAGIKTVHYVSPSVWAWRQKRVLKIREGCDLMLTLLPFEARFYEEQGVPVRFVGHPLADTIPLTADRHAARSALGLADGPVVALMPGSRGGEVGRLGALFLDAAQRLRELVPGVQFVLPCANFARRAQVEQMLAGRDLPLTLLDGQSHQALAACDAVLIASGTATLEALLYKRPMVVAYRLAPLTYWILKRLVKSPYVSLPNLLAQRELVPELLQDAATSEALAQTLAPLIAGGAQQTERFDEIHRTLRRDASNQAADAVLALLKDR, encoded by the coding sequence ATGGGGCAGCTTTGCGTAGCCCTGGTCGCAGGTGAGGCCAGCGGCGATATTCTCGGGTCCGGGCTGATGCGCGCCCTCAAGGCGCGCCATCCCGATATCCGTTTCATCGGCGTGGGCGGCCCGCTGATGGAGGCCGAAGGCCTGCAGTCGTACTTCCCGATGGAGCGCCTGGCAGTCATGGGCCTGGTCGAGGTACTGGGGCGTCTGCGCGAGCTGCTAAAGCGCCGCAAAGCGCTGATCCAGACCCTGATCGGCGAGCGGCCCGATGTGTTCATCGGTATCGACGCGCCAGACTTCACCCTCAACATCGAACTGAAACTGCGCCAGGCTGGAATCAAGACAGTGCACTATGTCAGCCCGTCAGTCTGGGCGTGGCGGCAAAAACGTGTGCTGAAGATCCGCGAGGGTTGCGACCTGATGCTCACGCTGTTGCCGTTCGAGGCACGTTTCTACGAAGAACAGGGCGTACCGGTGCGCTTCGTGGGCCACCCCTTGGCCGATACCATCCCGTTGACGGCAGACCGGCACGCTGCTCGCAGCGCGCTGGGGCTGGCCGACGGGCCAGTGGTGGCGTTGATGCCGGGAAGCCGGGGCGGTGAGGTGGGGCGCCTGGGCGCGCTGTTCCTCGATGCCGCTCAGCGCCTGCGTGAGCTGGTGCCTGGGGTGCAGTTCGTGCTGCCCTGCGCAAACTTTGCGCGGCGTGCTCAGGTGGAGCAGATGCTGGCAGGTCGCGACCTGCCGTTGACCTTGCTCGATGGTCAGTCGCACCAGGCGTTGGCTGCCTGCGACGCGGTGCTGATTGCCTCTGGTACCGCCACACTCGAGGCGCTTTTGTACAAACGCCCGATGGTCGTTGCCTATCGCCTGGCACCCTTGACCTACTGGATACTCAAGCGCCTGGTGAAAAGCCCTTACGTCTCGTTGCCCAATCTGCTGGCCCAGCGTGAGCTGGTGCCGGAGCTGCTGCAGGATGCCGCGACCAGTGAAGCCTTGGCGCAGACCTTGGCGCCGCTGATCGCCGGGGGTGCCCAGCAGACCGAACGCTTCGATGAGATTCACCGCACCCTGCGCCGCGACGCCTCCAACCAGGCGGCCGACGCAGTGCTGGCCTTGCTCAAGGACCGCTGA
- a CDS encoding CTP synthase — translation MTRYIFVTGGVVSSLGKGIASASLAAILEARGLKVTMLKLDPYINVDPGTMSPFQHGEVFVTHDGAETDLDLGHYERFIRTTMTQNNNFTTGRIYEHVLRKERRGDYLGATIQVIPHITDEIKRRIIKGAGDADVALVEIGGTVGDIESQPFLEAIRQLRVEVGSKRAMLMHLTLVPYIATAGETKTKPTQHSVKELRSIGLQPDVLICRSDHPVDASSRRKIALFTNVEERAVISLEDVDTIYKIPGVLHAQGLDDFVVERFGLQCNSADLSEWDKVVDAKLNPEQEVTIAMVGKYMELLDAYKSLIEAMSHAGITNRTKVNLRYIDSEDIENQGTSLLEGADAILVPGGFGLRGVEGKITAVQYARENKVPYLGICLGMQVAVIEFARNVMGWKDANSTEFDRNSGHPVVGLITEWADATGAVETRTEASDLGGTMRLGAQDCQLAAGSKVHDCYGKDVITERHRHRYEVNNNLLPQLVDAGLVVSGRSEDGALVEVVESKDHPWFVACQFHPEFTSTPRDGHPLFSGFVKAALAQKNKA, via the coding sequence ATGACGCGCTACATATTCGTCACGGGCGGTGTTGTTTCTTCATTGGGGAAAGGCATTGCCTCGGCTTCCCTGGCGGCCATCCTGGAAGCGCGGGGCCTGAAGGTCACCATGCTCAAGCTGGATCCGTACATCAACGTCGATCCGGGCACCATGAGCCCGTTCCAGCATGGTGAGGTGTTCGTCACCCACGATGGCGCCGAGACCGACCTGGACCTGGGCCACTACGAGCGGTTCATCCGCACCACCATGACCCAGAACAACAACTTCACCACCGGCCGCATCTACGAGCACGTGCTGCGTAAAGAGCGCCGTGGTGACTACCTGGGCGCGACCATCCAGGTCATTCCGCACATCACCGACGAAATCAAGCGCCGCATCATCAAGGGTGCAGGCGATGCCGACGTGGCCCTGGTGGAGATCGGCGGTACGGTGGGCGACATCGAATCGCAACCGTTCCTCGAGGCGATCCGCCAGCTGCGGGTGGAAGTAGGCTCCAAGCGCGCCATGCTGATGCACCTGACATTGGTACCCTACATCGCCACTGCTGGCGAGACCAAGACCAAGCCGACTCAGCACTCGGTCAAGGAACTGCGTTCCATCGGCCTGCAGCCTGACGTATTGATCTGCCGTTCCGACCACCCGGTCGATGCCTCGTCGCGCCGCAAGATCGCGCTGTTCACCAACGTCGAAGAGCGTGCGGTGATTTCGCTGGAAGACGTCGACACCATTTACAAGATCCCAGGTGTGCTGCACGCCCAGGGCCTGGACGACTTCGTCGTCGAGCGTTTCGGCCTGCAGTGCAACAGCGCCGACCTGTCCGAGTGGGACAAGGTCGTCGATGCCAAGCTCAACCCTGAGCAGGAAGTGACCATCGCCATGGTCGGCAAGTACATGGAGCTGCTGGATGCGTACAAGTCGCTGATCGAAGCGATGAGCCACGCCGGCATCACCAACCGAACCAAGGTCAACCTGCGTTACATCGACTCCGAAGACATCGAGAACCAGGGCACCAGCCTGCTCGAAGGCGCCGATGCCATTCTGGTGCCAGGCGGTTTCGGCCTGCGTGGCGTGGAAGGCAAGATCACGGCCGTGCAGTACGCCCGTGAGAACAAGGTGCCGTATCTGGGCATCTGCCTGGGTATGCAGGTGGCCGTGATCGAGTTCGCCCGCAACGTAATGGGCTGGAAAGACGCCAACTCCACCGAGTTCGACCGCAACAGCGGCCATCCGGTGGTCGGCCTGATCACTGAGTGGGCCGATGCCACAGGTGCCGTCGAAACCCGTACCGAAGCGTCCGATCTGGGCGGTACCATGCGCCTGGGCGCGCAGGACTGCCAACTGGCTGCCGGCTCCAAGGTCCACGACTGCTATGGCAAGGACGTGATTACCGAGCGTCACCGTCACCGCTACGAAGTCAACAATAACCTGCTGCCTCAGCTGGTTGATGCTGGCCTGGTGGTATCTGGTCGTTCCGAGGACGGCGCGCTGGTCGAAGTGGTCGAATCCAAAGATCACCCATGGTTCGTGGCTTGCCAGTTCCACCCGGAGTTCACCTCCACCCCGCGTGACGGCCACCCGCTGTTCAGCGGCTTCGTCAAAGCGGCCCTGGCCCAGAAGAACAAAGCCTGA
- the dnaE gene encoding DNA polymerase III subunit alpha has protein sequence MSVPFVHLRVHSEFSLVDGLVRIKPLAKALAGMNMPAVAITDQSNMCSLVKFYKTAMGAGIKPICGADLWLAGADPEAPLSRICFLAMNPKGYRNLTELISRGWTDGQRNGLVIVQREWIAPASDGLIALSAGKEGDIGMALASGRQAEAQALLRDWMGMFPDRFYVEVQRTNRAGDEDYVHAAVALADQLGAPLVATNDVRFIKQSDFDAHETRVCIGEGWTLDDPRRPRNYSDQQYLKSAEEMAELFSDLPDAIANTVEIAKRCNIQVQLGKYFLPDFPTPNGMGIDDYLRHVSHEGLEERLAVLWPKETTPNYEEKRQVYLDRLKFELDIIIQMGFPGYFLIVMDFIKWAKNNDVPVGPGRGSGAGSLVAYVLKITDLDPLAYDLLFERFLNPERISMPDFDVDFCMDGRDRVIDYVAEAYGRNAVSQIITFGTMAAKAVVRDVARVQGKSYGLADRLSKMIPFEVGMTLEKAYEQEEILRDFLKGDEDAREIWDMALKLEGVTRGTGKHAGGVVIAPTKLTDFSPIACDEEGGGLVTQFDKDDVEAAGLVKFDFLGLRTLTIIKWAMEIINREQAKQNLPDVNIDFIPLDDRKTYELLQKAETTAVFQLESRGMKELIKKLKPDCLEDLIALVALFRPGPLQSGMVDDFINRKHGRAELAYPHSDYQYEGLKPVLAPTYGIILYQEQVMQIAQVMAGYTLGGADMLRRAMGKKKPEEMAKQRGGFIEGCVANNIDADLAGNIFDLVEKFAGYGFNKSHSAAYGLVSYQTAWLKTHYPAPFMAAVLSADMHNTDKVVVLVEEVRSMKLRLDAPDVNFSDFKFTVNNDGRIVYGLGAIKGVGEGPVEAIVEARAQGGPFKDLFDFCERIDLKRVNKRTLDALIRSGALDRLGPHFHDEIKAYHASIDINRATLLAALGEAIKAAEQAAHTADSGHVDLFGGMFDAADVDVYANHRKVRELTLKERLKGEKDTLGLYLTGHPIDEYETEIRRFARQRIIDLKPSRETQTIAGMIIAMRVMKNKKGDKMGFVTLDDRSGRIEASLFADAYVAAQSLLQTDAMVVVEGEVSNDDFSGGLRLRVKQVMTMEDARTKLAESLRLKVAHEALKGDRLKWLGELITRHRGACPITLEYTGSDAKAMLQFGDQWSIDPADGLIQALRDQFGRENVFLQYR, from the coding sequence ATGTCGGTTCCCTTCGTTCACCTGCGCGTCCATTCCGAATTCTCGCTGGTAGACGGCCTGGTGCGGATCAAGCCGCTGGCCAAGGCGCTGGCGGGGATGAACATGCCTGCGGTGGCGATCACCGACCAGAGCAACATGTGCTCGCTGGTGAAGTTCTACAAAACCGCCATGGGCGCCGGGATCAAACCGATCTGTGGCGCCGACCTTTGGCTGGCCGGCGCCGATCCGGAAGCACCGCTGTCGCGCATCTGCTTCCTGGCCATGAACCCCAAAGGCTACCGCAACCTCACCGAGCTGATTTCCCGTGGCTGGACCGACGGTCAACGCAACGGGCTGGTGATTGTCCAACGCGAGTGGATTGCCCCTGCCAGTGATGGGCTGATTGCCCTGTCTGCGGGCAAGGAAGGCGACATCGGCATGGCGCTGGCGAGCGGCCGTCAGGCTGAAGCCCAGGCCCTGCTGCGCGACTGGATGGGCATGTTCCCAGACCGCTTCTACGTCGAGGTGCAGCGCACCAATCGTGCGGGTGACGAAGACTACGTACACGCCGCCGTGGCCCTGGCCGACCAGCTCGGCGCGCCGTTGGTGGCCACCAACGACGTACGTTTCATCAAGCAATCGGACTTCGATGCTCACGAAACCCGGGTTTGCATCGGCGAAGGCTGGACCCTCGACGACCCGCGCCGGCCGCGCAACTACAGCGACCAGCAGTACCTGAAGTCGGCCGAAGAAATGGCCGAGCTGTTCAGCGACCTGCCCGATGCAATCGCCAACACTGTGGAAATCGCCAAGCGCTGCAACATCCAGGTGCAGCTCGGCAAGTACTTCCTGCCCGACTTCCCGACGCCCAATGGCATGGGTATCGACGATTATCTGCGCCATGTCTCGCACGAAGGCCTGGAGGAGCGCCTGGCGGTGCTCTGGCCGAAAGAGACCACGCCCAACTACGAAGAAAAACGCCAGGTCTACCTGGACCGGCTGAAGTTCGAACTGGACATCATCATCCAGATGGGTTTCCCCGGTTACTTCCTCATCGTTATGGACTTCATCAAGTGGGCCAAGAACAACGATGTGCCGGTAGGCCCGGGCCGGGGTTCGGGTGCCGGTTCCCTGGTGGCCTACGTGCTGAAGATCACCGACCTCGATCCGCTGGCCTACGACCTGCTGTTCGAGCGCTTCCTCAACCCTGAACGTATTTCCATGCCCGACTTCGACGTCGACTTCTGCATGGATGGCCGCGACCGGGTGATCGATTACGTGGCCGAAGCTTATGGCCGTAATGCCGTGAGCCAGATCATCACCTTCGGCACCATGGCCGCCAAGGCGGTGGTGCGCGATGTGGCGCGGGTGCAGGGCAAGTCCTACGGCCTGGCCGACCGGCTGTCGAAGATGATCCCGTTCGAAGTGGGCATGACCCTGGAGAAGGCCTACGAGCAGGAAGAGATCCTGCGCGACTTCCTCAAGGGCGACGAAGATGCCCGCGAAATCTGGGACATGGCGCTCAAGCTCGAAGGGGTGACCCGAGGCACCGGCAAGCATGCCGGTGGCGTGGTCATCGCGCCAACCAAGCTCACCGATTTTTCGCCGATTGCCTGTGACGAGGAGGGCGGCGGCCTGGTCACCCAGTTCGACAAGGATGACGTCGAGGCTGCGGGCCTGGTGAAGTTCGACTTCCTTGGCCTGCGCACCTTGACCATCATCAAGTGGGCGATGGAAATCATCAACCGCGAGCAGGCCAAGCAGAACCTGCCTGACGTCAACATCGATTTCATCCCACTGGATGACCGCAAGACCTACGAGTTGCTGCAGAAAGCCGAAACCACGGCGGTGTTCCAGCTCGAATCCCGCGGCATGAAAGAGCTGATCAAGAAGCTCAAGCCCGACTGCCTGGAAGACCTGATCGCACTGGTGGCGTTGTTCCGCCCCGGCCCGCTGCAATCGGGCATGGTGGACGACTTCATCAACCGTAAGCACGGCCGTGCCGAACTGGCCTACCCGCACTCCGACTACCAGTACGAAGGCCTCAAGCCGGTGCTGGCGCCCACCTACGGCATCATTCTGTACCAGGAACAGGTGATGCAGATTGCCCAGGTGATGGCAGGCTACACCCTGGGCGGTGCAGACATGCTGCGCCGGGCAATGGGTAAGAAAAAGCCTGAAGAAATGGCCAAGCAGCGGGGCGGCTTCATCGAAGGTTGCGTTGCCAACAACATCGATGCTGATCTGGCCGGTAACATCTTCGACCTGGTGGAAAAGTTCGCAGGTTACGGCTTCAACAAATCCCACTCGGCCGCCTATGGGTTGGTTTCTTATCAGACTGCATGGCTGAAAACCCACTATCCTGCGCCTTTCATGGCAGCGGTACTCTCAGCGGACATGCACAACACCGACAAGGTGGTGGTGCTGGTCGAGGAAGTGCGCAGCATGAAGCTGCGCCTCGATGCGCCGGATGTGAACTTCTCCGACTTCAAGTTCACCGTCAACAACGATGGCCGCATCGTCTATGGCCTGGGTGCGATCAAAGGCGTCGGTGAGGGCCCGGTGGAGGCCATCGTAGAAGCGCGTGCCCAAGGCGGGCCGTTCAAGGACCTGTTCGACTTCTGCGAGCGCATCGACCTCAAGCGGGTCAACAAGCGCACCCTCGATGCCTTGATCCGCAGTGGTGCCCTGGACCGGTTGGGTCCGCATTTCCATGATGAGATCAAGGCGTATCACGCCAGTATCGACATCAACCGCGCCACCTTGCTGGCGGCGCTGGGCGAGGCCATCAAGGCCGCCGAACAGGCTGCGCATACCGCCGACAGTGGCCATGTCGACCTGTTCGGCGGCATGTTCGACGCCGCAGACGTGGACGTCTATGCCAACCACCGCAAGGTGCGTGAGCTGACCCTCAAGGAGCGCCTTAAAGGCGAGAAGGACACCTTGGGCTTGTACCTCACCGGCCATCCGATCGACGAATACGAAACCGAGATCCGCCGTTTCGCCCGCCAGCGCATCATCGATCTCAAGCCCTCGCGCGAGACTCAGACCATCGCCGGGATGATCATTGCCATGCGGGTGATGAAGAACAAGAAAGGCGACAAGATGGGCTTCGTCACCCTCGATGACCGCTCCGGGCGCATCGAGGCTTCGCTGTTCGCCGACGCCTACGTGGCGGCCCAGTCTTTGCTGCAGACCGATGCCATGGTGGTGGTCGAAGGCGAGGTCAGCAACGACGACTTCTCAGGCGGCCTGCGCCTGCGCGTCAAGCAGGTGATGACCATGGAGGATGCACGCACCAAGCTGGCCGAGAGCCTGCGCTTGAAGGTGGCCCATGAGGCACTCAAGGGCGACCGCCTGAAATGGCTGGGCGAGTTGATCACCCGGCATCGCGGCGCCTGCCCGATCACCCTCGAGTACACCGGCAGCGATGCCAAGGCCATGCTGCAGTTCGGTGACCAGTGGTCGATAGACCCGGCCGACGGCCTGATTCAGGCACTGCGTGACCAGTTCGGACGTGAGAACGTCTTCCTGCAATATCGTTGA
- the fabZ gene encoding 3-hydroxyacyl-ACP dehydratase FabZ yields the protein MMDINEIREYLPHRYPFLLVDRVTDLDFEAQSIRAYKNVSINEPFFNGHFPAHPIMPGVLIIEAMAQAAGILGFKMLDAKPADGTLYYFVGSDKLRFRQPVLPGDQLVLEAKFLSRKSMIWKFECRALVDGKAVCSAEITCAERSL from the coding sequence ATGATGGACATCAACGAGATTCGCGAATACCTGCCTCACCGCTACCCGTTCCTGCTGGTAGATCGCGTGACGGATCTGGACTTCGAGGCCCAGAGCATTCGTGCCTACAAGAATGTCAGCATCAACGAGCCGTTCTTCAACGGCCATTTCCCAGCGCACCCGATCATGCCGGGTGTTCTGATCATCGAAGCCATGGCCCAGGCGGCCGGCATCCTGGGCTTCAAGATGCTCGATGCCAAGCCCGCCGACGGCACCCTGTACTACTTCGTTGGGTCCGACAAGCTGCGTTTCCGCCAGCCTGTGCTGCCAGGCGACCAGCTGGTACTGGAAGCCAAGTTCCTCAGCCGCAAAAGCATGATCTGGAAGTTCGAGTGCCGTGCTCTGGTTGACGGCAAGGCAGTATGCTCGGCCGAGATCACCTGTGCGGAACGCTCCCTATGA